AGACCACCGGGGCGACCTTCGCCACCCTGCCGACCGACCCTGAGGCACTGAGGGAGTCATTCGACCGCATCCGCCCCGACCTGATCGGCTTCGAAGCCGTCCGTCCCTGGCCGGTGGACGATCTCGGGGTCAGGTGATGCATTTGCATCACCTGCTGAGCGTCTGCTGGCGGCCCACCAACTTGTCAATTTGACAAGTTGGCCCGATGAGGTCGTCGCCACGCTCGGGGCGAAATCCAATCGGAATTCGACTTCGGAGTCCGATGGGATGACCTGGCCAACTGACCCCTGCCTGATTGGGATATCCCCAAGCTGCCAGGGTCGAACCCCTACGAACCCCGTCCGCTTCGGGGGGCCGAGCCCAGAGGCTACGGGGATCGTCCGCGCCGAGATCGAGGCCCGCAGAGTACACGGACAGCTTGAGCCCCGTCCACCGCGACGAACGACCACTCCACCTCCGATAACTCGTCTCCGAACCCTCTCCCCCAGCCAGAGGACGAACACCTGATCCCTGGGGGACAACCGAGTGAGCCACATCGTCACCATCAAGACCGAGGTCCGGGACGCCGAGGCGGTGAAGGGCGCCTGCAAGCGGCTCGACCTCGACGACCCCGTCCACGACACCGTTCGGCTCTTCAGCGGCGAAGCGACGGGATTGCTCGTCCATCTGCCCGGCTGGACGTACCCGGTGGTGATCGACACCGCCAACGGACAGATCAATTTCGACAATTACGAGGGTCGTTGGGGCTCGCAAGAGCAACTCGATGCCTTCATCCAGGCGTATGCCATCGAACGGGCGAAGATCGAGGCACGAAAACGGGGTCATCGCGTCCACGAACAACCTCTCCCCGATGGCTCCGTGAAGCTGACCATTCAGGTCGTCGGGGGTGTCTCTTGAGCAAAATCATCGAGATCACCGTCGACCCCAAGGGCGAGACCAGGGTCGAGACCAAAGGATTCGCCGGGGCTGAGTGCCGGATCGCCAGCGGATTCGTCGAGAAAGCCCTCGGTCAGAAGACCGCCGAACAGATGACTCCCGAGTTTTATCAGGCAGATCAGACCCGCCAGGACATCCGGCAATCTTCCTGATTGTCTCCGGGCTGTGGTTCCCAGCCACGGCCCCCTCCCATCTTTTGCTTATGCCTCTGAACATCAGGAGCCTGCCATGACCCTCTCGGAGCGCCTGTCGGAGTACGTCCGTGCCGCATTCAGCGGCATCTGGATTCAGTCCCACGAGCACGATGACGCCCTGCTGGAGATGGGCTCCGTTGCCCGAGCGAACGACTGGAACCTCGTTTCCTGGGATATCGACCGGGGCATGGCCATCAACGGGCAGGTCGCCAATCCGGAGATCACCCCCGCCGCCGCCGACCCCTTATCGGCGATCAAGGCGTTGAATTCCGTGGGAAATCCCAGCGGTACGACGATCCTCGTGCTCCGCAATTTTCACCGGTTCCTCGGGTCAGCGGAGATCGTCCAGGCCCTCGACTCGGCGATCAGCCAGGGCAAACAGAACGGGAAGATCGTCGTCATCCTGGCGCCGGTGGTGCAGATTCCGGTCGAACTGGAGCGTCTGTTCGCCGTCATCGAACACGACCTGCCGGGTCGGGATCAACTCGAACAGATTGCCCGAGCAATCGCCACGGAGCCCGGCGAATTGCCCGAGGGAGACGACCTGGGCATGGTGCTCGATGCGGCGGCGGGGCTGACGAGAGTCGAGGCCGAGAACGCCTTCAGCCTGTCCCTGGTTCGTCATGGGCGGATCGTCCCGGAGACCCTCTGGGAATTGAAGACCGGGATGCTCAAGAAGTCGGGGTTGCTGACCCTGCACCGGGGCGGCGAGCGTTTCGACGACCTGGGAGGACTGGATGCCCTCAAGAGCTTCACCAAAAAGGCACTGGCCGGTGCTCGCCATGGTACGGGAGTACGACCTCGGGGCGTCCTGCTCCTGGGCGTTCCTGGGACTGGCAAGTCGGCCTTTGCCAAGGGCCTCGGGAACGAGACGGGTCGCCCGACCCTGGTCATGGATGTCGGAGCCCTGATGGGTTCCCTGGTCGGGCAGACCGAGACGAATATTCGCCAGGCGTTGCGAATTGCCGATGCGATGGCCCCCTCGATTTTGTTCATCGATGAAATTGAAAAAGCACTCGCGGGAGTGCAGTCCAGCGGCCAGACCGATAGCGGGGTCGGGGCCCGGCTCTTCGGGACGTTCGTGACGTGGTTGTCGGATCACGAATCGGATGTCTTCGTGGTTGCAACGTCCAACGACGTATCGAAATTGCCCCCGGAGTTCAGTCGTTCGGAGCGCTGGGACGGGACATTCTTCCTCGACCTTCCCGCTCAGAAGGAGCGAGCCGTCATCTGGGACCAGTACGTCTCCAAATTCGGGATCAACCCCGACCAGTCGTACCCGATCGACGAGGGCTGGACGGGAGCCGAGATCAAATCAGCGTGCCGCCTCTCGGCCTTGCTCGACGTGCCCCTGGTCGAGGCGGGCAGGAACGTCGTGCCCGTCTCCGTCACGGCTGCCGAGTCGGTGGAACGGTTGCGCAACTGGGCCAGCGGGCGCTGCCTCTCGGCGAATCGGCCCGGCATCTATACCCGCAACCAGGGCGGGTTGCTGCCACCCGGAAACCCGAAGTTCATCAACCCTTCGATGAACTGATCCGGCGAAACTTGTCCGGAAACCCTGTCGACCAAACGAGGAACGTCACCTGAATTTGACACCACGGAGGTTACCGATGGACGCCCTTCTCGACGAGCCCCGGAGTGCCACCGGGAACGACCACTCTCCGGCCGAAAATCTCCGGGCATCCATGGCCGCCGTCCGGGTGTCGTTCACCTGGCTCGGGACGCGGAAGTCTCTCACCCCCGAGCAGCGAGCCCAGGCCGCCCGGCCGTTCGACGCCGAGGGCCAGTACCTCAGTGCCGGGAAGAAACTGCTCGACACGCGCCATTCCGCCTTCAAAGCCGTGACGGCAATCAAGTCCAAGATCGCCTCGACCTGGAAGTCGATGAGCTTGCCGTTCCCCGAGCCGGGGGTACGGCTGATTCGGCGGGATCAAGTGGAAGAATTTACCACTTGGATGACCGACTATCGGGCCGAGCTTGCCGAGGCCGTCGCCAACCTCGATCGGCATTTTGGCGATCTGAAGCAGGCCGCCGCCGAGCGGCTGGGGCGCCTGTTCAATCCCAGCGATTATCCCGAGACGTTGATCGGTCTCTTCGAGGTGTCCTGGGATTTCCCGTCGGTCGAACCGCCGGACTACCTCCGGGAACTCAATCCGGCCCTGTACGAGGCCGAGCGAGCCCGTGTCGCCGCCCGGTTCGACGAAGCCGTCCAGATGGCAGAGTCGGCCTTCCTCGAAGAATTCGGGCGCCTGGTCTCCCATCTGACCGAGCGGATCGGCGGGGTCGGTGCGGACGGCAAGCCGAAGGTCTTCCGGGATAGCGCAGTCGGCAACCTGGGTGACTTCTTTGAGCGTTTCCGCTCGCTGAACATCAGCAGCAACGACCAACTCGATGAGCTTGTTGCCCAGGCCCAGAAAGCCGTCAGAGGCGTCGGCGCCCAGGAACTCCGGGACAACGGAGACCTCCGGCAGAAAGTCGCCTCGGAGTTGTCGATGGTTCAGTCGGCCCTGGACGGGCTGATGGTGGACAAGCCCAGACGGCGGATCATCCGACCCACGGCATCGAAGGAGGTGTAACCATGATATTGATTGTCGAAACCAATGGGGAGGTCCGGGGCATCTACGGTGAGGCAATCGCCCTGGATGCCCTCGGTCGACCCCGGATCAGTAGGGCCAGCCACGTTGAGCCGGATGACCGGGGGTGCTGGATGGCCGACCTCTCCCCTGTCGGGGGGCCGGTGCTCGGCCCGTTCGGGCGGCGTTCGGAAGCACTGGGGGCGGAAGGGTCGTGGCTGGAGGAGAATTGGCTGGAGGCCAGAAGAGAAGAGCCGAGTCACCAGTCTTCCGTCGAGACGATTGCTGGAATCTCAGGTTGATCGAGGTGGAAATCCGGGCATTGACTTCCCCCCGATGACTCCAACCAATCAAGGTCATCCGTGTTGAACCCCAATAGAAATGTCCGGTTTGTACTCGATCGAAGTGTCCGCTGATCATCCGTTCTTGGGGAGCGGAGAGGTGGGCCTCCAGGGGTGGTCGGGGGCCGGGCGGTATGGAGGGTTCGCGGCGGGGGGCGGGGTGCTGTCGGTGTCATGAAACGAACGAGGCCAACCGGTTTGACCCGGCTGGCCTACGATGTCGGTTCGATGGCGGGCGATCCGTCGGCAGGATCGCGCCTCGTCAACGTGCCGCGAGGGCTCGTTTTCGGGGCCTGGATTCCCGGTTCGGCCGCTCGTGACGATCCCGCTCCGGGACGCTCTCCACCTCGTCGGGGACGAGGGCGCAGACGAGCACGACCTCTCCCCGTCGCTCGACAGCGACCCCATGGGCCTGTTCGGGGCGACCGGTCAGTCCGGCAACCGCAAGTTCTCGGGCCACGCCGGGCGCATCCTCGACCTCCAGGCACTCCAGGATCGTCAGGAGGACCCGCCACAACTGGGCCAGCGTTGGTCGGGTGATTCGGGTTTGCATGGCGTCCTCCCTCTCGATGTCGTCCTGTCCCTCGCTCGTCTTCGCAGACGAGGCCAGAGACAGACCCGTTACGGCCTCCGCAGGTTCGCGTGACGTGCAACCTGTCCTCAAACCCTGCCCACCGATCCCCGAGAGGCGGCAACCCCGAAGAGGAACTCATCCCATGCCCCAAGAGATTCGAGCAGACGACTGGGCGGCCGAGGTCGTCCAATCCCCGCTGCCCGTCCTGGTCGATTTCTATTCGACCTACTGCGGCCCCTGCCGGACGCTGGCCCCGCTGATCGACCGGCTGACCTCGGAGTACGAGGGCTTCGCTAAGGTTCTGAAGCTCGACACCGCCGAGCGGGGCGAAATCG
This region of Tautonia marina genomic DNA includes:
- a CDS encoding AAA family ATPase; the protein is MTLSERLSEYVRAAFSGIWIQSHEHDDALLEMGSVARANDWNLVSWDIDRGMAINGQVANPEITPAAADPLSAIKALNSVGNPSGTTILVLRNFHRFLGSAEIVQALDSAISQGKQNGKIVVILAPVVQIPVELERLFAVIEHDLPGRDQLEQIARAIATEPGELPEGDDLGMVLDAAAGLTRVEAENAFSLSLVRHGRIVPETLWELKTGMLKKSGLLTLHRGGERFDDLGGLDALKSFTKKALAGARHGTGVRPRGVLLLGVPGTGKSAFAKGLGNETGRPTLVMDVGALMGSLVGQTETNIRQALRIADAMAPSILFIDEIEKALAGVQSSGQTDSGVGARLFGTFVTWLSDHESDVFVVATSNDVSKLPPEFSRSERWDGTFFLDLPAQKERAVIWDQYVSKFGINPDQSYPIDEGWTGAEIKSACRLSALLDVPLVEAGRNVVPVSVTAAESVERLRNWASGRCLSANRPGIYTRNQGGLLPPGNPKFINPSMN
- a CDS encoding thioredoxin family protein, which encodes MPQEIRADDWAAEVVQSPLPVLVDFYSTYCGPCRTLAPLIDRLTSEYEGFAKVLKLDTAERGEIAVALGITSVPTVVAFRDGEEVGRLVGLRPESEYRRLLSQAGVP
- a CDS encoding DUF1257 domain-containing protein codes for the protein MSHIVTIKTEVRDAEAVKGACKRLDLDDPVHDTVRLFSGEATGLLVHLPGWTYPVVIDTANGQINFDNYEGRWGSQEQLDAFIQAYAIERAKIEARKRGHRVHEQPLPDGSVKLTIQVVGGVS
- a CDS encoding DUF2997 domain-containing protein; translation: MSKIIEITVDPKGETRVETKGFAGAECRIASGFVEKALGQKTAEQMTPEFYQADQTRQDIRQSS